One window from the genome of Cardiocondyla obscurior isolate alpha-2009 linkage group LG04, Cobs3.1, whole genome shotgun sequence encodes:
- the LOC139101678 gene encoding NMDA receptor 1 — MTNLRVKTILSLIFIILHNAPRLGLVLARTMTYNNPRYFKIGGVLSNVDSKEHFEKTIDHLNFDFQYVNKGVTYKHTVIEMDSNPIRTALSVCKSLIAEQVYAVVVSHPLTGDLSPAAVSYTSGFYHIPVIGISSRDSAFSDKNIHVSFLRTVPPYSHQADVWVELLKHFNYMKIIFIHSSDTDGRALLGRFQTTSQNLEDDVEIKVHVESVIEFEPGLHNFEEQLREMKSAQARVCLMYASKKDAEVIFNDAANLNMTGAGYVWIVTEQALDAPNAPDGLLGLKLINATQEKSHITDSLYVLVSALRAMNQTEKITEAPKDCSDSGSIWETGKTLFQYIRKQVLPHGSTGRVAFDDNGDRIFAEYDIINIQYTGLDSNKTQVSVGQYFYPANGTKMKLRVNESNIIWPGRLKIKPEGFMIPTHLKVLTIEEKPFVYVRELPENEIKCQPDEIACPHFNMTDDKQIFCCKGYCVDLLKELAKMINFTYSLALSPDGQFGSYVIKNTSIGGKKEWTGLIGEIVNERADMIVAPLTINPERAEFIEFSKPFKYQGITILEKKPSRSSTLVSFLQPFSNTLWILVMVSVHVVALVLYLLDRFSPFGRFKLANTDGTEEDALNLSSAIWFAWGVLLNSGIGEGTPRSFSARVLGMVWAGFAMIIVASYTANLAAFLVLERPKTKLTGINDARLRNTMENLTCATVKGSAVDMYFRRQVELSNMYRTMEANNYDTAEDAIRDIKIGKLMAFIWDSSRLEFEAAQDCELVTAGELFGRSGYGIGLQKGSPWADAVTLAILDFHESGFMERLDNLWILHGNVQQCEQFEKMPNTLGLENMAGVFIVVGVGIGGGVALIIIEMAYKKHQIRKQRKMELARHAADKWRGMIEKRKTLRASIVTQRRIQSNGLNDPATVSLAVDTVARSNVGSRSPGRAWPGDSDLRQRPISRSDDIRLSPAAYTADVSHLIV; from the exons ATGACGAATTTACGAGTGAAAACTATATTATCACTCATTTTCATTATCTTACATAATGCCCCGCGTTTAGGACTTGTCCTTGCTCGGACAATGACTTATAATAACCCAAGGTACTTCAAGATCGGTGGCGTTCTCTCTAATGTTGATAGCAAAGAACACTTCGAGAAAACGATTGAc CATCTCAATTTCGATTTCCAATACGTCAATAAAGGGGTAACATACAAGCATACAGTAATTGAGATGGATTCCAACCCTATCAGAACCGCATTGAGTGTCTGCAAATCTCTGATAGCCGAACAGGTGTATGCGGTGGTGGTGTCTCATCCGCTCACAGGCGACTTGTCACCAGCAGCAGTTTCCTACACAAGCGGTTTTTATCACATACCCGTGATCGGCATATCATCCAGGGACTCCGCTTTCTCGGACAAA aacATTCACGTTTCATTTTTGCGCACCGTACCGCCATACTCTCATCAAGCGGATGTTTGGGTGGAATTGCTAaagcattttaattacatgaaGATCATCTTCATACACAGTTCCGATACAGACGGCCGCGCGCTTCTCGGACGTTTCCAAACGACGTCGCAGAATTTGGAGGATGATGTAGAAATCAAAGTGCAC gttGAATCAGTTATCGAGTTCGAGCCGGGATTGCATAACTTTGAGGAACAATTGAGAGAGATGAAGAGCGCACAAGCGAGAGTCTGCCTCATGTATGCTTC AAAGAAAGATGCAGAAGTAATTTTCAACGACGCCGCTAATTTGAACATGACTGGCGCCGGCTACGTGTGGATTGTCACCGAACAAGCATTAGATGCACCGAACGCGCCAGACGGCTTGTTGGGGCTGAAGCTAATCAACGCTACTCAGGAAAAATCGCACATAACAGACAGCCT ataCGTCCTTGTATCTGCATTGCGAGCAATGAATCAAACGGAGAAAATCACTGAAGCGCCGAAGGATTGCAGTGATTCCGGCTCTATATGGGAGACGGGCAAAACTCTTTTCCA atatattcGTAAGCAGGTATTACCGCATGGTTCAACAGGTCGAGTAGCATTCGATGACAATGGAGACCGTATATTCGCCGAGTATGACATAATCAACATCCAGTATACTGGTCTAGATAGCAATAAAACGCAGGTCTCCGTTGGCCAGTACTTTTATCCTGCT AACGGTACCAAGATGAAGCTGCGAGTAAACGAGTCCAACATCATATGGCCGGGTCGTTTGAAGATAAAACCTGAGGGTTTCATGATACCCACGCATTTGAAAGTCCTGACGATCGAAGAAAAGCCGTTCGTTTACGTTCGCGAATTACctgaaaacgaaataaaatgtcaacCAGACGAGATCGCGTGTCCGCACTTTAATATGACAGACG acaaacaaatattttgttgcaaAGGATATTGCGTGGATTTATTAAAGGAACTAGCAAAAATGATCAACTTTACATATAGTTTAGCACTATCCCCGGACGGTCAATTTGGCAGCTACGTGATCAAAAACACTTCGA TTGGAGGAAAAAAGGAATGGACGGGTCTTATTGGCGAGATAGTCAACGAACGGGCCGATATGATCGTCGCGCCATTAACGATCAATCCTGAGCGTGCCGAGTTTATCGAATTCAGCAAACCGTTCAAGTATCAGGGTATCACAATTCTCGAGAAAAAG CCTTCAAGATCTTCCACTTTGGTATCTTTCTTACAACCGTTCAGCAACACTCTTTGGATCCTTGTGATGGTATCCGTGCACGTAGTCGCACTAGTTTTGTATCTGCTCGATCGATTTTCGCCCTTCGGCAGATTTAAACTAGCCAACACCGATGGCACCGAGGAAGACGCCCTCAATCTATCCAGTGCTATCTGGTTCGCCTGGGGTGTATTATTGAACAGCGGTATAGGAGAAG GTACCCCACGGAGTTTTTCGGCGCGAGTGCTAGGAATGGTATGGGCCGGATTCGCTATGATCATCGTCGCATCGTACACTGCCAATTTGGCGGCGTTCCTCGTTTTGGAACGACCAAAAACTAAGCTCACCGGCATCAACGACGCTCGA CTCAGAAATACGATGGAGAATTTGACGTGTGCGACAGTGAAGGGATCCGCTGTGGATATGTACTTCAGACGCCAGGTAGAACTGTCTAATATGTATCGCACAATGGAAGCGAATAACTACGACACTGCCGAAGACGCAATTCGTGATATTAAAATTGG AAAATTAATGGCCTTCATCTGGGACAGCTCGCGACTGGAATTCGAAGCGGCTCAAGACTGCGAATTAGTAACGGCTGGTGAACTGTTCGGCCGTTCGGGTTACGGAATCGGTTTGCAAAAAGGATCTCCTTGGGCAGACGCTGTAACACTGGCAATCTTGGACTTTCACGAAA GTGGTTTTATGGAAAGGCTCGACAATCTTTGGATATTGCACGGTAACGTACAGCAATGTGAGCAATTTGAAAAAATGCCAAACACTCTCGGCCTGGAGAACATGGCAGGGGTGTTCATTGTCGTCGGCGTTGGTATCGGCGGCGGTGTTGCTCTAATTATAATCGAAATGGCATATAAAAAGCACCAGATACGTAAGCAGAGAAAGATGGAATTGGCAAGACACGCCGCCGACAAGTGGCGAGGGATGATTGAG AAGCGGAAGACTTTGCGAGCATCGATAGTCACGCAGCGAAGGATCCAAAGCAACGGCCTGAATGATCCAGCGACGGTCAGTTTGGCGGTCGACACTGTCGCTAGATCAAACGTGGGCTCACGAAGTCCAGGTCGCGCTTGGCCTGGTGATAGCGACCTGAGACAACGGCCAATTTCCCGCTCCGACGACATTCGATTATCACCCGCCGCCTACACTGCCGACGTGTCCCACCTCATAGTCTAA
- the Lama gene encoding putative phospholipase B-like lamina ancestor — MLKVVGASWLQTRISTYILVAVALLGIGAILLGEYGHFEKDGIYSATVSWNHKGGYRIDFWGQGNDLADVRLNAARAYYKTSILESGWSIIEIETSSKYPDTVQAYAAGLLEGSLTWQIIHHHWQNTVNVVCGKWPSECQNMMRFLRENAIVVRERAESLAPTDPFWHMVRLFYIQLDGLEAGWRFAVRRSRNDQAEMNKEDFLWLTMAADLPDFEQALNNSESYRDYVKGMIFLKNLPREGQDPLMAIGHTTAAPYAKMLRLLKKYTFNYHVLPISKTSTPVPNRSIIMSSYPGALSSHDEFYLIHEKDRELIIAGTPLTITDNNWWNFMNAKDQVMSSVRVMAANHLAVNGHSWSQSMSMQNDADIARQWVTMEPRDSIVCLVKQLPGLIRTADVSERFVKSEALWTIGDEVHFRETNVIDENKKEDEDMMKSELQNNITIVEQFWRLMRDYSHEKSIIENEDQAKILTNGGNFEKYNLPFGIIDMKIVLADVNGVKSFEVTSGPNVMGYTQIFQWSTTFPNVSHVGHPDIFDFDSVTPLWVWF, encoded by the exons ATGCTGAAGGTGGTCGGAGCCTCGTGGCTGCAAACGCGCATCTCCACCTACATCCTCGTTGCCGTTGCTCTTCTCGGCATCGGTGCCATTCTTCTCGGCGAATATGGACA TTTTGAAAAAGATGGCATTTACTCGGCTACCGTATCGTGGAATCACAAAGGAGGATATCGCATTGATTTCTGGGGTCAAGGCAACGACCTCGCTGATGTGCGACTGAATGCTGCCCGTGCCTATTACAAAACAAGCATATTGGAATCTGG ATGGTCCATCATCGAAATAGAAACGTCATCGAAATATCCAGATACCGTGCAAGCTTATGCAGCCGGTTTATTAGAGGGTAGCCTTACGTGGCAAATAATTCATCATCATTGGCAGAATACTGTCAATGTTGTTTGTGGAAAATGGCCAAGTGAATGTCAAAATATGATGCGATTCCTTCGTGAAAACGCTATTGTCGTTCGTGAACGTGCCGAGAGCTTGGCACCGACGGATCCATTCTGGCATATG gTGCGACTATTCTACATTCAATTAGACGGTTTAGAGGCTGGGTGGAGATTCGCAGTTCGTCGCAGTCGAAATGATCAGGCGGAAATGAACAAGGAAGATTTTCTTTGGCTAACAATGGCTGCAGATTTACCGGATTTCGAGCAAGCGCTAAACAATTCCGAATCTTATCGCGATTACGTCAAAGGCATGATTTTTTTGAAAAACCTACCCCGCGAAGGACAAGACCCGTTGATGGCCATTGGACATACCACGGCTGCACC ATATGCTAAAATGTTAAGATTGCTGAAGAAATATACCTTTAATTATCATGTTCTACCAATTTCGAAAACTTCTACGCCAGTGCCAAACAGATCTATCATAATGTCATCTTACCCTGGTGCTCTGTCATCACACGACGAGTTTTATTTGATCCATGAAAAAGATCGCGAGCTAATTATCGCTGGAACACCACTGACAATTACTGATAACAATTGGTGGAATTTTATGAATGCTAAGGATCAG GTTATGTCATCTGTGAGAGTGATGGCTGCGAATCATCTGGCAGTAAACGGACATTCCTGGTCTCAGAGTATGTCGATGCAAAACGATGCCGATATAGCGAGACAATGGGTCACTATGGAACCGCGTGATAGCATTGTTTGCCTTGTTAAGCAATTACCCGGGCTTATCCGCACGGCGGATGTCAGCGAACGGTTTGTCAAATCTGAGGCGCTTTGGACTATCGGCGATGAAGTTCATTTTCGCGAGACTAACGTAAttgacgaaaataaaaaagaggaCGAAGACATGATGAAAAGCGAGCTACAGAACAACATCACTATAGTAGAGCAATTTTGGAGGCTGATGCGAGATTACAGCCACGAGAAGTCGATCATCGAAAATGAAGATCAGGCAAAGATTTTAACTAACGGaggtaattttgaaaaatataatttaccgTTTGGTATAATTGATATGAAAATCGTACTGGCCGACGTTAACGGAGTGAAAAGTTTCGAAGTTACTTCTGGACCAAATGTAATGGGCTACACACAAATCTTTCAATGGTCAACAACTTTTCCCAACGTTTCACACGTCGGCCATCCCGatatttttgattttgataGCGTTACTCCTCTGTGGGTTTGGTTCTGA
- the Tbh gene encoding tyramine beta hydroxylase isoform X2, with product MIFFLIFNYLKIINVIVITFLKSSSQLNSLIFRVDLMNKLITVEIHYIGNYSSWFAIGFSDYGEQKPADYCVLWSDWHQKVHLQDSWADTDGKLHLDTQQDCESFAWKRRGNITKFTFTRKFDTCDKHDYIIERGTTHLVWLRGHGPLSSLAGLEISDAKSSGMSRTELHRVSHRKPKFPTNAWQLEILAHRVQVPKEETTYWCRVHKLPSVLRHKHHILQFGPAIQAGNEHLVHHMEVFHCAGPVDLEVPMYDGPCDGADRPEKTQICKKVLAAWAMGADAFVYPEEAGLSIGGIDFNPHIMLEVHYNNPELHQGVVDSSGIRFVLTKTLRKYDAGVIELGLEYTDKMAIPPQQVKNNYHKKVIIKKKKTLIFTYAILDIEIEARLFLQEAFTLSGHCITECTGVGLPQNGIRIFGSQLHTHLTGTKVITRHVRDGEELPPLNYDNHYSTHFQEIRLLPKAVTILPGDSLITTCTYNTMKRDNVTLGGFAISDEMCVNYVHYYPNAQLEVCKSAISDDALRTYFRYIREWENQGTSTEKGISENYKSIEWTKVRVEALHDLYEAAPLGMQCNSSDGSRLPGLWNNIAATPVRLPLSPPARDCLGSSIQQMILDQM from the exons atgattttttttttaatttttaattatttaaaaattattaatgtaattgttataacttttcttaagTCATCATCTCAATTAAATTCGTTGATTTTCAGAGTGGATTTAATGAACAAACTGATCACGGTAGAAATTCATTACATCGGCAATTATAGCAGTTGGTTCGCGATCGGATTTTCCGACTACGGAGAACAGAAACCGGCCGATTACTGTGTCTTATGGTCTGACTGGCATCAAAAAGTTCATCTTCAA GATTCATGGGCGGATACCGACGGGAAGTTACATCTAGACACTCAGCAAGATTGTGAGAGCTTTGCGTGGAAAAGACGTggtaatattacaaaattcacATTCACCCGTAAGTTCGACACTTGTGACAAGCATGATTATATCATTGAG AGAGGCACAACGCACCTGGTCTGGCTTCGTGGTCACGGACCATTGTCTTCTTTGGCTGGACTCGAAATATCGGACGCAAAATCGTCGGGCATGTCCCGTACCGAGTTACATAGAGTGTCTCATAGAAAACCCAAGTTTCCTACGAATGCCTGGCAACTTGAGATACTCGCCCATCGAGTTCAAGTACCTAAAGAGGAAACCACTTATTGGTGTCGTGTGCATAAATTGCCATCAGTATTGAGACATAA GCATCATATCTTACAATTTGGCCCAGCTATTCAAGCGGGTAACGAACATCTTGTACATCACATGGAAGTCTTTCATTGTGCTGGACCTGTAGATCTGGAAGTTCCAATGTACGATGGACCGTGTGACGGAGCAGATAGACCCGAGAAAACACAA ATCTGCAAAAAGGTGTTAGCAGCATGGGCGATGGGTGCTGACGCGTTTGTGTATCCGGAAGAAGCTGGTCTATCCATCGGCGGAATTGATTTTAATCCTCACATCATGTTGGAAGTGCACTACAATAATCCTGAGTTACACCAAGGCGTTGTTGACTCTTCCGGAATCCGATTTGTTCTTACCAAGACTCTTAGAAAATACGACGCTGGCGTTATTGAGCTTGGTCTTGAGTATACCGATAAAATGGCTATACCCCCACAAcaggtaaaaaataattatcataaaaaagttattataaaaaaaaagaaaacattaatttttacatatgcaATCTTAGATATTGAAATTGAGGCTCGCTTATTTTTGCAGGAAGCTTTTACGCTATCTGGCCACTGTATAACGGAATGCACCGGCGTCGGATTACCCCAAAATGGTATTCGTATTTTCGGCTCTCAGCTGCACACACATTTAACGGGCACTAAAGTCATCACCCGTCATGTGAGAGACGGCGAAGAGCTGCCGCCGTTAAACTATGATAACCACTACTCCACTCATTTTCAAGAGATCAGATTGCTGCCGAAAGCGGTAACCATCCTACCG GGAGATTCCTTGATAACTACATGCACTTACAATACTATGAAAAGAGATAACGTGACTCTCGGTGGTTTTGCTATATCCGACGAAATGTGTGTTAATTACGTACATTACTATCCCAATGCCCAATTAGAG GTATGCAAGAGTGCCATAAGCGATGATGCTTTACGGACGTATTTCCGTTACATACGAGAATGGGAAAATCAAGGGACTAGCACGGAAAAGGGTATCTCGGAAAATTACAAAAGCATTGAATGGACCAAAGTCCGTGTAGAGGCTCTTCACGATCTTTACGAAGCAGCGCCTTTAG GAATGCAGTGTAACAGCTCCGATGGCTCTCGATTACCTGGCTTATGGAATAATATCGCGGCCACGCCCGTCAGATTACCTTTGTCACCGCCAGCTAGAGATTGCCTGGGATCTTCAATACAGCAAATGATTTTGGATcagatgtaa
- the Tbh gene encoding tyramine beta hydroxylase isoform X3, producing the protein MLTITLLLLVALTGIHSGWSQRDSSVGENVAENTVHTIPLGSEATFHWRVDLMNKLITVEIHYIGNYSSWFAIGFSDYGEQKPADYCVLWSDWHQKVHLQDSWADTDGKLHLDTQQDCESFAWKRRGNITKFTFTRKFDTCDKHDYIIERGTTHLVWLRGHGPLSSLAGLEISDAKSSGMSRTELHRVSHRKPKFPTNAWQLEILAHRVQVPKEETTYWCRVHKLPSVLRHKHHILQFGPAIQAGNEHLVHHMEVFHCAGPVDLEVPMYDGPCDGADRPEKTQICKKVLAAWAMGADAFVYPEEAGLSIGGIDFNPHIMLEVHYNNPELHQGVVDSSGIRFVLTKTLRKYDAGVIELGLEYTDKMAIPPQQEAFTLSGHCITECTGVGLPQNGIRIFGSQLHTHLTGTKVITRHVRDGEELPPLNYDNHYSTHFQEIRLLPKAVTILPGDSLITTCTYNTMKRDNVTLGGFAISDEMCVNYVHYYPNAQLEVCKSAISDDALRTYFRYIREWENQGTSTEKGISENYKSIEWTKVRVEALHDLYEAAPLGMQCNSSDGSRLPGLWNNIAATPVRLPLSPPARDCLGSSIQQMILDQM; encoded by the exons ATGTTAACAATAACGCTGCTCTTGCTGGTCGCACTCACGGGCATCCACTCGGGTTGGTCCCAACGAGATTCTTCGGTCGGTGAAAACGTGGCCGAAAACACAGTGCATACAATTCCGCTCGGTTCGGAAGCGACTTTCCACTGGAG AGTGGATTTAATGAACAAACTGATCACGGTAGAAATTCATTACATCGGCAATTATAGCAGTTGGTTCGCGATCGGATTTTCCGACTACGGAGAACAGAAACCGGCCGATTACTGTGTCTTATGGTCTGACTGGCATCAAAAAGTTCATCTTCAA GATTCATGGGCGGATACCGACGGGAAGTTACATCTAGACACTCAGCAAGATTGTGAGAGCTTTGCGTGGAAAAGACGTggtaatattacaaaattcacATTCACCCGTAAGTTCGACACTTGTGACAAGCATGATTATATCATTGAG AGAGGCACAACGCACCTGGTCTGGCTTCGTGGTCACGGACCATTGTCTTCTTTGGCTGGACTCGAAATATCGGACGCAAAATCGTCGGGCATGTCCCGTACCGAGTTACATAGAGTGTCTCATAGAAAACCCAAGTTTCCTACGAATGCCTGGCAACTTGAGATACTCGCCCATCGAGTTCAAGTACCTAAAGAGGAAACCACTTATTGGTGTCGTGTGCATAAATTGCCATCAGTATTGAGACATAA GCATCATATCTTACAATTTGGCCCAGCTATTCAAGCGGGTAACGAACATCTTGTACATCACATGGAAGTCTTTCATTGTGCTGGACCTGTAGATCTGGAAGTTCCAATGTACGATGGACCGTGTGACGGAGCAGATAGACCCGAGAAAACACAA ATCTGCAAAAAGGTGTTAGCAGCATGGGCGATGGGTGCTGACGCGTTTGTGTATCCGGAAGAAGCTGGTCTATCCATCGGCGGAATTGATTTTAATCCTCACATCATGTTGGAAGTGCACTACAATAATCCTGAGTTACACCAAGGCGTTGTTGACTCTTCCGGAATCCGATTTGTTCTTACCAAGACTCTTAGAAAATACGACGCTGGCGTTATTGAGCTTGGTCTTGAGTATACCGATAAAATGGCTATACCCCCACAAcag GAAGCTTTTACGCTATCTGGCCACTGTATAACGGAATGCACCGGCGTCGGATTACCCCAAAATGGTATTCGTATTTTCGGCTCTCAGCTGCACACACATTTAACGGGCACTAAAGTCATCACCCGTCATGTGAGAGACGGCGAAGAGCTGCCGCCGTTAAACTATGATAACCACTACTCCACTCATTTTCAAGAGATCAGATTGCTGCCGAAAGCGGTAACCATCCTACCG GGAGATTCCTTGATAACTACATGCACTTACAATACTATGAAAAGAGATAACGTGACTCTCGGTGGTTTTGCTATATCCGACGAAATGTGTGTTAATTACGTACATTACTATCCCAATGCCCAATTAGAG GTATGCAAGAGTGCCATAAGCGATGATGCTTTACGGACGTATTTCCGTTACATACGAGAATGGGAAAATCAAGGGACTAGCACGGAAAAGGGTATCTCGGAAAATTACAAAAGCATTGAATGGACCAAAGTCCGTGTAGAGGCTCTTCACGATCTTTACGAAGCAGCGCCTTTAG GAATGCAGTGTAACAGCTCCGATGGCTCTCGATTACCTGGCTTATGGAATAATATCGCGGCCACGCCCGTCAGATTACCTTTGTCACCGCCAGCTAGAGATTGCCTGGGATCTTCAATACAGCAAATGATTTTGGATcagatgtaa
- the Tbh gene encoding tyramine beta hydroxylase isoform X1, with the protein MLTITLLLLVALTGIHSGWSQRDSSVGENVAENTVHTIPLGSEATFHWRVDLMNKLITVEIHYIGNYSSWFAIGFSDYGEQKPADYCVLWSDWHQKVHLQDSWADTDGKLHLDTQQDCESFAWKRRGNITKFTFTRKFDTCDKHDYIIERGTTHLVWLRGHGPLSSLAGLEISDAKSSGMSRTELHRVSHRKPKFPTNAWQLEILAHRVQVPKEETTYWCRVHKLPSVLRHKHHILQFGPAIQAGNEHLVHHMEVFHCAGPVDLEVPMYDGPCDGADRPEKTQICKKVLAAWAMGADAFVYPEEAGLSIGGIDFNPHIMLEVHYNNPELHQGVVDSSGIRFVLTKTLRKYDAGVIELGLEYTDKMAIPPQQVKNNYHKKVIIKKKKTLIFTYAILDIEIEARLFLQEAFTLSGHCITECTGVGLPQNGIRIFGSQLHTHLTGTKVITRHVRDGEELPPLNYDNHYSTHFQEIRLLPKAVTILPGDSLITTCTYNTMKRDNVTLGGFAISDEMCVNYVHYYPNAQLEVCKSAISDDALRTYFRYIREWENQGTSTEKGISENYKSIEWTKVRVEALHDLYEAAPLGMQCNSSDGSRLPGLWNNIAATPVRLPLSPPARDCLGSSIQQMILDQM; encoded by the exons ATGTTAACAATAACGCTGCTCTTGCTGGTCGCACTCACGGGCATCCACTCGGGTTGGTCCCAACGAGATTCTTCGGTCGGTGAAAACGTGGCCGAAAACACAGTGCATACAATTCCGCTCGGTTCGGAAGCGACTTTCCACTGGAG AGTGGATTTAATGAACAAACTGATCACGGTAGAAATTCATTACATCGGCAATTATAGCAGTTGGTTCGCGATCGGATTTTCCGACTACGGAGAACAGAAACCGGCCGATTACTGTGTCTTATGGTCTGACTGGCATCAAAAAGTTCATCTTCAA GATTCATGGGCGGATACCGACGGGAAGTTACATCTAGACACTCAGCAAGATTGTGAGAGCTTTGCGTGGAAAAGACGTggtaatattacaaaattcacATTCACCCGTAAGTTCGACACTTGTGACAAGCATGATTATATCATTGAG AGAGGCACAACGCACCTGGTCTGGCTTCGTGGTCACGGACCATTGTCTTCTTTGGCTGGACTCGAAATATCGGACGCAAAATCGTCGGGCATGTCCCGTACCGAGTTACATAGAGTGTCTCATAGAAAACCCAAGTTTCCTACGAATGCCTGGCAACTTGAGATACTCGCCCATCGAGTTCAAGTACCTAAAGAGGAAACCACTTATTGGTGTCGTGTGCATAAATTGCCATCAGTATTGAGACATAA GCATCATATCTTACAATTTGGCCCAGCTATTCAAGCGGGTAACGAACATCTTGTACATCACATGGAAGTCTTTCATTGTGCTGGACCTGTAGATCTGGAAGTTCCAATGTACGATGGACCGTGTGACGGAGCAGATAGACCCGAGAAAACACAA ATCTGCAAAAAGGTGTTAGCAGCATGGGCGATGGGTGCTGACGCGTTTGTGTATCCGGAAGAAGCTGGTCTATCCATCGGCGGAATTGATTTTAATCCTCACATCATGTTGGAAGTGCACTACAATAATCCTGAGTTACACCAAGGCGTTGTTGACTCTTCCGGAATCCGATTTGTTCTTACCAAGACTCTTAGAAAATACGACGCTGGCGTTATTGAGCTTGGTCTTGAGTATACCGATAAAATGGCTATACCCCCACAAcaggtaaaaaataattatcataaaaaagttattataaaaaaaaagaaaacattaatttttacatatgcaATCTTAGATATTGAAATTGAGGCTCGCTTATTTTTGCAGGAAGCTTTTACGCTATCTGGCCACTGTATAACGGAATGCACCGGCGTCGGATTACCCCAAAATGGTATTCGTATTTTCGGCTCTCAGCTGCACACACATTTAACGGGCACTAAAGTCATCACCCGTCATGTGAGAGACGGCGAAGAGCTGCCGCCGTTAAACTATGATAACCACTACTCCACTCATTTTCAAGAGATCAGATTGCTGCCGAAAGCGGTAACCATCCTACCG GGAGATTCCTTGATAACTACATGCACTTACAATACTATGAAAAGAGATAACGTGACTCTCGGTGGTTTTGCTATATCCGACGAAATGTGTGTTAATTACGTACATTACTATCCCAATGCCCAATTAGAG GTATGCAAGAGTGCCATAAGCGATGATGCTTTACGGACGTATTTCCGTTACATACGAGAATGGGAAAATCAAGGGACTAGCACGGAAAAGGGTATCTCGGAAAATTACAAAAGCATTGAATGGACCAAAGTCCGTGTAGAGGCTCTTCACGATCTTTACGAAGCAGCGCCTTTAG GAATGCAGTGTAACAGCTCCGATGGCTCTCGATTACCTGGCTTATGGAATAATATCGCGGCCACGCCCGTCAGATTACCTTTGTCACCGCCAGCTAGAGATTGCCTGGGATCTTCAATACAGCAAATGATTTTGGATcagatgtaa